A stretch of Megalobrama amblycephala isolate DHTTF-2021 linkage group LG14, ASM1881202v1, whole genome shotgun sequence DNA encodes these proteins:
- the LOC125245787 gene encoding uncharacterized protein LOC125245787 isoform X2: MEFIKEENEDMKIVEVFSLKQEDTEEQTKMAFIKEESEDINSEVISVKIEDTVEQTNMGFIKEESEGLRIEEVFSVNQGDTETQKNMALIKKVSEDKKTEEAFRVKHDTEEQTECPLCLRGYHQLSQHLRVSHKVINSQERKLLLAISSGRVDVRKGTCPVPGCSKYTTRIDRHLKGHTELTREAQQETIQALKRKKIIHDLAELRASNPAVPMASTLDQEEAQDLEDTALPPEEEEGTCDNPCCQQASKRLQDQVVNLKRQVKTLKSVLRDMTRRKRLLRRRSRSIPSTQVAQVTSKHLMALRSPEKEVEKEEGKLHNRPSGKSGSQGLLNKPPITQPSSQQWEEYPFPDHVVALNVLLEEYWGHHDGANLTPEVKNNVASKVFHIRHFIAYMAAGRSDLASLTFLNQTNRMESWLNSLTEAKINKTTIHQYLKNIVHFLDYLAETPPPTCQLSKLVLVGIRREARAMLKLFWRKEVVPEVAFKQAKEDGLIPKAMLKECLSCAKRMIPKILACLRKSGDKKDQWSFYGHLTAYMACLYGHRGAVFQNMTIKEVEEAQQTAREGTYVITISAHKTNQAFGAAHLAMDAEEYGWLEEFLSMRSILVGGKDAHYFFFTSKPSICKNFNQYFQEAWAGMGLPGTPTFTDVRTSIATHAKNTHCPDDWYKVAKFMCYDTSTADRFYALNLNAKQIAEHRRLFELAVRGEETTPVKKVETRKRPITSRQKRACKRAARLSSSAET; encoded by the exons atggagtttattaaagaggaaaatgaagacatgaagattgtaGAAGTATTCAGTCTGAAACAAGAAGATACCGAGGAACAAACAAAGATGgcatttattaaagaggagagtgaagacataAACAGTGAAGTAATCAGTGTGAAAATAGAAGATACTGTGGAACAAACAAATATGgggtttattaaagaggagagtgaaggtCTGAGGATTGAAGAAGTATTCAGTGTGAATCAAGGAGATACTGAGACACAAAAAAATATGGCGTTAATTAAAAAAGTGAGTGAAGACAAAAAGACTGAAGAAGCATTCAGAGTAAAACATGacactgaggaacaaacag AATGCCCGCTGTGCCTTCGTGGGTACCACCAGCTCAGCCAGCATCTGAGGGTGTCCCACAAGGTCATCAACAGTCAAGAGCGCAAGCTGCTGCTTGCCATTTCCTCGGGGAGGGTCGACGTCCGCAAGGGCACCTGCCCCGTGCCCGGCTGCAGCAAGTACACCACCCGCATTGACCGCCACCTAAAGGGCCATACTGAGTTAACGAGGGAAGCCCAGCAAGAGACCATACAGGCGCTGAAGAGAAAGAAGATTATTCATGACCTCGCAGAGCTGCGAGCAAGCAACCCAGCTGTGCCTATGGCCTCGACTCTAGATCAGGAGGAGGCTCAAGATTTGGAGGATACTGCCCTCCCtccggaggaggaggaggggacCTGCGACAACCCCTGCTGCCAGCAGGCCAGCAAACGGCTCCAGGATCAGGTGGTGAACCTCAAAAGACAGGTGAAAACACTGAAAAGTGTTCTCAGAGACATGACCCGTCGCAAGCGTCTGTTGAGGAGGAGATCACGGTCCATCCCCTCCACCCAGGTTGCCCAGGTCACGAGCAAACATTTAATGGCTCTTCGCTCCCCTGAGAAGGAAGTGGAGAAGGAGGAAGGCAAGCTCCATAACAGGCCCTCGGGGAAATCGGGCAGCCAGGGCCTCCTGAACAAGCCCCCCATCACCCAGCCGTCATCACAGCAGTGGGAGGAATACCCTTTCCCGGACCACGTGGTGGCACTTA atgtCCTCCTGGAAGAGTACTGGGGCCACCATGATGGCGCCAACCTCACTCCGGAGGTCAAAAACAATGTAGCCTCAAAGGTTTTCCACATCCGACATTTCATTGCCTACATGGCGGCAGGGAGATCAGACCTGGCCAGTCTGACCTTCCTCAACCAAACCAACCGGATGGAGTCCTGGCTCAACTCACTGACTGAGGCTAAAATCAACAAGACAACTATCCACCAATACCTGAAAAACATTGTCCACTTCCTTGATTACCTGGCTGAGACCCCACCACCCACTTGTCAGCTCTCAAAATTGGTGCTGGTGGGCATCAGGAGGGAGGCCAGGGCAATGTTAAAATTGTTTTGGAGGAAAGAAGTGGTGCCTGAGGTTGCCTTCAAACAGGCCAAGGAAGACGGCCTCATTCCGAAGGCAATGTTAAAAGAATGCCTCTCCTGTGCCAAGCGGATGATTCCAAAGATTCTGG CTTGCCTCAGGAAGTCGGGGGACAAGAAGGACCAGTGGTCATTTTACGGACACCTCACTGCATACATGGCCTGCCTCTATGGCCATCGCGGAGCGGTGTTCCAGAACATGACTATAAAGGAGGTGGAGGAAGCCCAGCAGACTGCCAGAGAGGGCACCTATGTTATCACC ATATCAGCTCACAAGACCAACCAGGCCTTTGGGGCAGCCCACCTGGCCATGGATGCTGAGGAGTATGGGTGGCTTGAGGAATTTTTATCAATGAGATCCATCTTGGTGGGCGGGAAAGATGCccactactttttttttacGTCCAAGCCCAGCATCTGCAAAAATTTTAACCAATATTTCCAGGAGGCATGGGCTGGCATGGGCTTGCCTGGGACGCCCACGTTCACTGATGTCAGGACCTCCATCGCCACCCAT GCAAAGAACACCCACTGCCCCGACGACTGGTATAAAGTGGCAAAATTCATGTGCTATGATACCTCCACAGCTGACCGATTTTATGCATTGAACTTAAATGCAAAGCAGATAGCAGAACACCGTCGTTTGTTTGAGTTAGCTGTCAGGGGTGAGGAAACCACACCAGTAAAAAAAGTGGAGACCCGGAAGCGTCCCATCACCTCCAGGCAAAAGAGGGCCTGCAAGCGGGCAGCCAGACTGTCCTCCTCCGCAGAG ACCTGA
- the LOC125245787 gene encoding uncharacterized protein LOC125245787 isoform X1, whose translation MEFIKEENEDMKIVEVFSLKQEDTEEQTKMAFIKEESEDINSEVISVKIEDTVEQTNMGFIKEESEGLRIEEVFSVNQGDTETQKNMALIKKVSEDKKTEEAFRVKHDTEEQTECPLCLRGYHQLSQHLRVSHKVINSQERKLLLAISSGRVDVRKGTCPVPGCSKYTTRIDRHLKGHTELTREAQQETIQALKRKKIIHDLAELRASNPAVPMASTLDQEEAQDLEDTALPPEEEEGTCDNPCCQQASKRLQDQVVNLKRQVKTLKSVLRDMTRRKRLLRRRSRSIPSTQVAQVTSKHLMALRSPEKEVEKEEGKLHNRPSGKSGSQGLLNKPPITQPSSQQWEEYPFPDHVVALNVLLEEYWGHHDGANLTPEVKNNVASKVFHIRHFIAYMAAGRSDLASLTFLNQTNRMESWLNSLTEAKINKTTIHQYLKNIVHFLDYLAETPPPTCQLSKLVLVGIRREARAMLKLFWRKEVVPEVAFKQAKEDGLIPKAMLKECLSCAKRMIPKILACLRKSGDKKDQWSFYGHLTAYMACLYGHRGAVFQNMTIKEVEEAQQTAREGTYVITISAHKTNQAFGAAHLAMDAEEYGWLEEFLSMRSILVGGKDAHYFFFTSKPSICKNFNQYFQEAWAGMGLPGTPTFTDVRTSIATHAKNTHCPDDWYKVAKFMCYDTSTADRFYALNLNAKQIAEHRRLFELAVRGEETTPVKKVETRKRPITSRQKRACKRAARLSSSAENGLVGTAAE comes from the exons atggagtttattaaagaggaaaatgaagacatgaagattgtaGAAGTATTCAGTCTGAAACAAGAAGATACCGAGGAACAAACAAAGATGgcatttattaaagaggagagtgaagacataAACAGTGAAGTAATCAGTGTGAAAATAGAAGATACTGTGGAACAAACAAATATGgggtttattaaagaggagagtgaaggtCTGAGGATTGAAGAAGTATTCAGTGTGAATCAAGGAGATACTGAGACACAAAAAAATATGGCGTTAATTAAAAAAGTGAGTGAAGACAAAAAGACTGAAGAAGCATTCAGAGTAAAACATGacactgaggaacaaacag AATGCCCGCTGTGCCTTCGTGGGTACCACCAGCTCAGCCAGCATCTGAGGGTGTCCCACAAGGTCATCAACAGTCAAGAGCGCAAGCTGCTGCTTGCCATTTCCTCGGGGAGGGTCGACGTCCGCAAGGGCACCTGCCCCGTGCCCGGCTGCAGCAAGTACACCACCCGCATTGACCGCCACCTAAAGGGCCATACTGAGTTAACGAGGGAAGCCCAGCAAGAGACCATACAGGCGCTGAAGAGAAAGAAGATTATTCATGACCTCGCAGAGCTGCGAGCAAGCAACCCAGCTGTGCCTATGGCCTCGACTCTAGATCAGGAGGAGGCTCAAGATTTGGAGGATACTGCCCTCCCtccggaggaggaggaggggacCTGCGACAACCCCTGCTGCCAGCAGGCCAGCAAACGGCTCCAGGATCAGGTGGTGAACCTCAAAAGACAGGTGAAAACACTGAAAAGTGTTCTCAGAGACATGACCCGTCGCAAGCGTCTGTTGAGGAGGAGATCACGGTCCATCCCCTCCACCCAGGTTGCCCAGGTCACGAGCAAACATTTAATGGCTCTTCGCTCCCCTGAGAAGGAAGTGGAGAAGGAGGAAGGCAAGCTCCATAACAGGCCCTCGGGGAAATCGGGCAGCCAGGGCCTCCTGAACAAGCCCCCCATCACCCAGCCGTCATCACAGCAGTGGGAGGAATACCCTTTCCCGGACCACGTGGTGGCACTTA atgtCCTCCTGGAAGAGTACTGGGGCCACCATGATGGCGCCAACCTCACTCCGGAGGTCAAAAACAATGTAGCCTCAAAGGTTTTCCACATCCGACATTTCATTGCCTACATGGCGGCAGGGAGATCAGACCTGGCCAGTCTGACCTTCCTCAACCAAACCAACCGGATGGAGTCCTGGCTCAACTCACTGACTGAGGCTAAAATCAACAAGACAACTATCCACCAATACCTGAAAAACATTGTCCACTTCCTTGATTACCTGGCTGAGACCCCACCACCCACTTGTCAGCTCTCAAAATTGGTGCTGGTGGGCATCAGGAGGGAGGCCAGGGCAATGTTAAAATTGTTTTGGAGGAAAGAAGTGGTGCCTGAGGTTGCCTTCAAACAGGCCAAGGAAGACGGCCTCATTCCGAAGGCAATGTTAAAAGAATGCCTCTCCTGTGCCAAGCGGATGATTCCAAAGATTCTGG CTTGCCTCAGGAAGTCGGGGGACAAGAAGGACCAGTGGTCATTTTACGGACACCTCACTGCATACATGGCCTGCCTCTATGGCCATCGCGGAGCGGTGTTCCAGAACATGACTATAAAGGAGGTGGAGGAAGCCCAGCAGACTGCCAGAGAGGGCACCTATGTTATCACC ATATCAGCTCACAAGACCAACCAGGCCTTTGGGGCAGCCCACCTGGCCATGGATGCTGAGGAGTATGGGTGGCTTGAGGAATTTTTATCAATGAGATCCATCTTGGTGGGCGGGAAAGATGCccactactttttttttacGTCCAAGCCCAGCATCTGCAAAAATTTTAACCAATATTTCCAGGAGGCATGGGCTGGCATGGGCTTGCCTGGGACGCCCACGTTCACTGATGTCAGGACCTCCATCGCCACCCAT GCAAAGAACACCCACTGCCCCGACGACTGGTATAAAGTGGCAAAATTCATGTGCTATGATACCTCCACAGCTGACCGATTTTATGCATTGAACTTAAATGCAAAGCAGATAGCAGAACACCGTCGTTTGTTTGAGTTAGCTGTCAGGGGTGAGGAAACCACACCAGTAAAAAAAGTGGAGACCCGGAAGCGTCCCATCACCTCCAGGCAAAAGAGGGCCTGCAAGCGGGCAGCCAGACTGTCCTCCTCCGCAGAG AACGGTCTGGTTGGAACCGCTGCGGAGTAG